A segment of the Amycolatopsis thermophila genome:
CGCTGCTGCAGACGTGGATCCTACGCGGACAGGACTCGGAGAACTTCGGCAACCTCACCGGCCGGGCGAAGGTGTGGGACCGGCTGCTGGACGCGCCGCGCACGTGGTTCGAACAGGTCTTCGGCACCGGGCTGTCCAACAAGTCGTTCGACGGGCTGCCGATCGACAACAGCTGGCTCGCCGTCTACCACGAACAGGGCTACCTCGGCGTGACGATCGTGGCGCTGTTCCTGGTGACGCTCGTCCTGGTGGCGATATCCCGCGCGCCGTCGCCGCAGCGGGCGTGCGCGCTGTTCCTCATCACCTACTGCCTCGCGGCCTCCTACACCGAGGCCGGCCTCGGCGACGCATCGCCGTACCTGCTCCACCTGGCCGTCGCGGCCGGGCTGCTCGCCGCGCCCGGCCGGCGAGCCGGATTGCCCGATCCACAAAGGACCGTGTCGTGACCCGTGCGGGCGTAACACACCCCGCGGTCGCCGCGACCTCCAAGCAACCGGAAGAGGTGGTCGAACCGTGAGCCAGCCAGGCATTCTGCTCGATCGCGACGGCACGATCATCGTCGACAGCGGCTACGTCGGCTCCGTCGACCGGGTCGAGTTCATCGACGGGTCCATCGCGGCGATCGCCGCGCTCAACCGCGCCGGCATCCCGGTCGCCGTCGTGACCAACCAGGCGGGTGTCGCGCGCGGCTACTACGGCATCGCCGACGTGGAACAGGTCCACAAACACATGATCGCCGAGCTCGCCCGGCACGGCGCCCACGTCGACCTGTGGCTGTTCTGCCCCTACCACCCGGACGGCATCGTGGAGGCCTTCGCGCGCCGCAGCGCCGACCGCAAACCGGGGCCCGGCATGGCACTGGCCGCCGCGGAGGCGCTCGACCTGGACCTGGGCAAGTCCTGGGTGGTCGGCGACAGCCCGTCCGACGTCGGCCTGGCCCGCGCCATCGGCGCGCGGCCGCTGCACGTCGGCCCGCCCGGCTCCGCCGTCGACAACGTCGACACCTTCCCCGACCTCGCCGCCGCGGTGCGGTTCATCCTCGGCGGCGGCGAGCTGCCCGCCACGCCGCGGGACGAGCGGCCGGTCAAGTTCCCGGCGGCCCGGTTCCACCGCGCCGACTCCTACGGCGGCGCCTACGTCAACGAGCTGTCCCGCGCCTTCGCCACCGTCGACCTCGAGCAGGTCAGCCGCGCGGCGAAGATGCTCGGCGACGCGCACGACCGCGACGCGGCCCTGTTCGCCTGCGGCAACGGCGGATCGGCGTCGATCGCCAACCACCTGCAGTGCGACCACGTGAAGGGCGTCCGCAACAGCACCGGCATCACCGCGCGCGTGCAGAGCCTGAGCACCAACGTGGAGCTGTTCAGCGCGATCGCCAACGACCTCGGCTACGAGCACGTCTTCGAATACCAGCTGCAGTCCCAGGCGCGGCCCGGCGACGTGCTCATCGCCATCTCGTCCTCGGGCCGCTCGCCGAACATCGTGCGGGCACTGGACTGGGCGGCGGCGCACGGGATGCACACGATCGCGCTCACCGGCTTCGAAGGCGGCCCGGCGCGGCGGCGTGCCCACGTCTCCATCCACGTCGACTCCGCCAACTACGGCGTCGTCGAAGACGCCCACCAGGCGTGCATGCACCTGCTGGCCCAGTACGTCCGACAGTCGAGGATGACCCCAGATGCCGTTGCCTCCCAGACCTTCTGACCGCATGCGCGTCGCGATCAACCTGCTCACCGACGACCCGGTCAACCCCTCGGGTGCGCACTGGTTCTGGACCCGCGTGATCCCCGAGATGGCCAAGCGGCTCACCGACGGCGAGTCGTTCCACCTGATGGTGAGCCCGAAATCGCGGCCGACGCACAGCGGGTACGGGCGCAACGTCGACTACATCACCTACCCGTGGTCGAACGAGAAGCGCAACATGCGCACCCTGTCCGAACACGTGTACTCGCCGGTGCGGCTGCCACTGGGCCGGATCGACGTGCTGAACACGCTGATGGCGCCGATCGTCAAGTCCGCGCCGAAGCTCGTGGTGCACATCAAGACGCTGCACGCGTACACCACACCGCACGCGATCTCGCCGCCGGCGCGGCTGT
Coding sequences within it:
- a CDS encoding HAD-IIIA family hydrolase encodes the protein MSQPGILLDRDGTIIVDSGYVGSVDRVEFIDGSIAAIAALNRAGIPVAVVTNQAGVARGYYGIADVEQVHKHMIAELARHGAHVDLWLFCPYHPDGIVEAFARRSADRKPGPGMALAAAEALDLDLGKSWVVGDSPSDVGLARAIGARPLHVGPPGSAVDNVDTFPDLAAAVRFILGGGELPATPRDERPVKFPAARFHRADSYGGAYVNELSRAFATVDLEQVSRAAKMLGDAHDRDAALFACGNGGSASIANHLQCDHVKGVRNSTGITARVQSLSTNVELFSAIANDLGYEHVFEYQLQSQARPGDVLIAISSSGRSPNIVRALDWAAAHGMHTIALTGFEGGPARRRAHVSIHVDSANYGVVEDAHQACMHLLAQYVRQSRMTPDAVASQTF